GCAACATCGGCGGCTACGCCGAACGGCCCCACACCGGTTCCGCCGGAATGTGGCGTCTCTCGTCGCACCAGATACCGGATACGCGCCGACGTCAACGGGATGAGATCAACCCAGACCTGCACCGAATCATCGAGATCGGCAAAGCACACAACGGAAATTTGCCCGTTCGCACCACCGGTCACGGGAAGCGGGCACCGGATTTGCTGCGCCGATGAGGGGGTGAATTTTCCTTTCCGGCCTGGTTGTGGATACACTCAGTCAGAGAACATCGCACATTGTGCAACCCGTGACAGTCCACGTTCTTGCCGCACATCCACCCCGAGGAGCATCAATGGCCCAGAAAGTACTCGTCGAGATCCTCGACGACATCGACGGCAGCGCCGCCACCCAGACGGTTCAGTTCGGCCTCGACGGCGTGACCTACGAAATCGACCTTTCCGACGAGAACGCCACGACCCTGCGCGACGAACTCGCCCGGTTCGTCGGCGCCGGCCGTCGCGTCGGCGGCCGCAAGGTCCGCGTCGCCACCGGCCAGTCGACGACCACCACCGTGTCCGATCGCGAGCGCAATCAGCAGATCCGTGCCTGGGCGAACGCGAACGGCTACGCGGTCTCCGAGCGAGGACGCCTCTCCTCCGAAGTGGTCTCCGCCTTCGAGCAGGCTCAAGTCGCCGAAACAGAGACACCGGCGCCGCGGAAGCGTTCTTCGCGCAAGAAGGCCGCTGCCTGACGCTGAGACGGTGGCCGGCAGATCACTGGGGAGAGATCATCGCTGTCGTCCCGTCGGTGGCGAGGACACATCACCCTCGCCGCCGGCGGAGAACACTTCACCAGCGGACGCCGAGCGTCGTCAGGGGACGAGCAGGTCGACCGCGGTGGTCATGCGGCCGAGATACGCCTCCCGGGTCTCGACCTGGTGCTTCACCCCGACCGACGCGCTGATCAAGGTCTGCGCGACACCGGTTGCCGCCTCCCCGCCCACCGCGGCGACGACGAGTGCTTCGAAACGCTTGGGAGCCGTGCGGGTGATCGGCCCGAGCAGGTCCGGGTTCTGCTCGATGACCTCCGGGACGTCGCGGCTCATCGGTCCGACATAGCGGCCGGCCCAGCGGTCGAACGCGCCGATCAGCCGTGCCCGCAACGGTTCGCCGGTGTCGGTGAGAATCTCCTCGACCGCGGCGAGGTCCTGCTCGAGTGCCCGGGTGACCGCCGCGCGGAACAGGTCCTGTTTGGACGCGAACAGGAAGTACAGCCCGGGTCGCGAAATCCGGGCCGTCCGCGCGACTTCCTCCATAGAGGTCTTGCGGTACCCGTGCCGGGCGAACGTCAGCAGCGCCGACTCGAGCACCGCGTCACGGCGACCGGCTTCGGAGGCTTCGGGAACGGCCATACGACGACTCTACGGGCTCCGATCCTACTATACAAGTTCTGTTCAGTCTGTATAGTTCGCGGCATGACCGCACGTCAGCTCATCACCACGCCGTTCACCGCCGCCGGCACCGCGGACGACGTCCTGGCGGGCGTCGACCTCGCCGGCGTCCGCGTGATCGTCACCGGCGCGTCCTCCGGGATCGGCGCGGAAACCGCTCGCGCACTGGCCGCCGCCGGTGCCGAGGTGACCCTCGCGGTCCGCAACATCGCCGCGACGCCTCGCTCGCGGGTCGCCCGGCTCGACCTCGCCGACCAGACCTCGGTCCGCCGGTTCACGCAAGCGTGGGACGGCCCCTTGCACATCCTGGTGAACAACGCGGGCATCGTCACCGGCGGACCGGCCCACACCGCGGAGGGCTGGGAACTGCAGTTCGCGACGAACCACCTCGGCCATTTCGCCCTGGCCACCGGCTTGCACGCGGCGCTGGCCCGCGGCGCCGCCGACCGCGGCGAGTCGCGGATCGTCTCGGTCAGCTCGACAGCGCACATGCGGGCCGGCATCGACTTCGCCGACCTGCACTTCGAACGCCGCCCCTACGATCCCCAAATCGCCTACGCGCAATCGAAAACGGCGAACTCGCTGTTCGCGGTGGAAGCAACCCGCCGCTGGGCGGCCGACGGGATCTACGCGAACACCGCCAACCCCGGCGGAGTCGCGACCGGACTGCAACGGAACTTCACCCCGGCCCAGAAGCAATCCCTCGCCGCAGCCGAAGCGGCGGGAGTCTTCGCCTACAAGACGGTCGAACAAGGAGCAGCGACGAGCGTCGTCGCAGCCGTCGCACCACAGTTCGCCCACACCGGCGGCCACTACCTCGACGACGCACAGGAGGCGTACACCGTGCCGGACGACGCCGAACTCGCCGACCACCCGCACGGCGTCAAGGCATGGGCCCTCGACCCGGCCACCGCGGAACGCCTCTGGGAGGTGTCGGCCGAACTGACCCGCGGCTGACGCAGTCAGCCAGTGGTGCAGGTCAAGCACCGGGCGGCCGGAGGCCGTCCATGAGGAGGTTCAGCAGGCGGCTCGCCTTGGCTTCGTGCTCGGGGCGGGGGGCCACGGTGAAGATGCCGATGAGGGAAGCGGCGATGTCTTCGGCGGTGACGTCGGAGCGGAGGTCGCCCGCTGCCCGGCCGGCGTCGAGGATCGTGGTGATGGCCGCCAGCAGCTCGGCCCGGGTCTGCGCATGGGCGATCTCGCCCGACTCGATCATCGCGAGCAGCGTGTCGAGCATGCCGTTCTTGGTCGCGATCCAGTCCCCGAACAAGTCCGTCCAGCGCCGCATCGCCGCAGCCGGGGGCAGCCGGCCGAGCAGCTCGCGGGCGCCGGTCGTCAGCCGCACGACCTGGTCCCGGTAGACCGCGTCGACCAGCGACTCGCGGGTCGGGAAGTGCCGGTAGAGCGTGGCGATGCCGACCCCGGCCTCGCGGGCGATCGCCCGCATCGACGGCTCGGCCTCAGCCGAGACGAACATGCGGGTCGCCACCGCGAGCAACTGGTCGCGGTTACGGGTGGCGTCCGCCCGTGGCGCGCGCGTCTCCGCCTCAGTCAAAACGGATCACGCTCCGGTTGCGTTAGAGTCGGTCATGAAACGGAGCATAGTCCGTTTCAGCGGGTTCCTCGACCTCGAAGAAACAGGCGTACATGCAGGAACAAAACAGGGCGGTCCGGCTCGATGCGTTCGGCGGTCCCGAAGTCCTGGACGTCCGTGAGGTTCCCGCTCCGCGTGCAGGCCCGGGTCAGGTCCGGGTGCGGGTCACCGCGGCCGGCCTCAACCCGATGGACTGGATCATGACCGCCGACGCGGACACCGCCGCGCGGTTCGGCTTGAGCCTCCCGGCCGGGTTCGGGACCGACTACGCGGGCGTGGTCGACCAGGTCGGTGCCGGGGTGAGCGGCTTCGCCCCCGGCGACCGGGTGTTCGGCGGCGCCCTGTCCCGTGCGGTGCCTGTCGCGGCGAGCTTCCCGGTCGGGCAAATCCGCCGCGCGGCCGAACTTCAGGCCGGCCGGCACGTGCACGGCAAGGTCGTCATCGACCTCCAGGGTGGTTGACGGCTTTCACAGCTGCCTGACGCGCAGGACGCCGGTCAGCATCGGGAGGGTGAATTCGCCGCTGGTGGTCTCTGGTCTGCTCGCGAGGAAAGCGCGGATCCGGCCGAGCGTGGCAGCTCGTTCCTGTTCCGGCATGACCAGCATCCCCGCGCGGGTGGCGAGTGTCGCGACGAGGGAGCCGGCGGTGCGACGCTGCCCGTGCGGGAACTCGTCCTGTTCGGGCGAGCCGAACCGAGCGACCAGGCCGGTCTTGGGGAGGTGCGAGCCCGCAGTCGCGGCGCGCCAGCTGCCGAACGTGTCACGCGGGCCGATGGCCGCGCCTCCGCCGACCTGCTCGAGGGCGGCAACCCAGCCGACCCGGTTGTCCATGACGTTCCACAGGCCGGCCAGGATGCCGCCGGGTGCGAGGACCCTGGCGATCTCGGGTCCTGCGACAACCATGTCGAACCAGTGCAGAGCGTTGCCGGCCAGTACGGCATCGACGGACGCGTCAGGCAGCGGTATCGCCTCGGCACTGCCGGGCAGGGCACGGACATCCGGCAGCGCGCGGCGCAGCTCGGTCAGCATCGCCGGGTCGGGCTCGGCCGCGACGACGTCGACGCCCAGCGCGACCAGCGTGCCGGTCAGCTTGCCGGTTCCAGCGCCGAGGTCGAGCACTCGCGGGCCGGGCGCGGGTTCCAGCGCCCAGCGCACCGCGGCCGGCGCGTAGTCCGGGCGGTGCTCGGCATAGGCGACCGCGGCCGCGCCGAACGACGAGGCATGAAGGCGCCGTGCGTCCCGTTCCATGCGGGCACTTTATCGGCCGCGGGGTTCGCTTGCCGCGGAAACCACAGGGGGTCTCATGAGGGGCACCCTCATGGACTTTACGTCCATGAGGGTGCCCCTCATGACAAATCACGCCGGCTTCCGGCCCAGGCGCAGAGCCGGTTTCGTGGCCGTGTGCAGCAGGAACTCCAGCGGGCCGCGCCGGAAGAACCGGGACCAGGCCAGCGCGAAGACGATCGCGGCCACGATGAACCCGACAAGAACCGCAGGCGGCTCGCCTTGCGCCCCGCTGAGCCCGAGCACCGCGATCGCGATGACGTGGCCGGTGTAGGCGGTCAAGGACATCGAGCCGACCGCGGTCACCGGGCTCCCAAGCCGGGGCAGCTTGTCGGTCAGGACCAGTGCGCAGACCAGCACCGTGATCGCCACGCCCACGGAGCCGACGATCTCGAACGGCGTACCGCTGTGCGGTGACGACACGAGCAGCCACGCGGGCGTGCCGGTGTTCACCGCGCCCGAGGCCACCCAGCGGTCCCCGTCCTGGTATCCGAGTTCGAGTACCCCGCCGGGGCCGGACAGCTTGCCGCTTCCCGGCACCGCGTCGTTCCCGACCAGGTCCGTCACCCCGAAGAGGCGGATCGCCGTCCAGGATCCACCGTAACCGGCGAGGGCGAGCACCGGGCCGAGGACCGCCAGCCGGACCCTGGTCACGGCGGCGGTGAGGTCGAGCCGGCCGAGAGCCATGCCCGCGAACACGAACGGCAGCCACGTGGCGACCGGGTAGCTGCCGGTGAACAGCAGCCGCACGA
This window of the Amycolatopsis balhimycina FH 1894 genome carries:
- a CDS encoding histone-like nucleoid-structuring protein Lsr2 encodes the protein MAQKVLVEILDDIDGSAATQTVQFGLDGVTYEIDLSDENATTLRDELARFVGAGRRVGGRKVRVATGQSTTTTVSDRERNQQIRAWANANGYAVSERGRLSSEVVSAFEQAQVAETETPAPRKRSSRKKAAA
- a CDS encoding TetR/AcrR family transcriptional regulator yields the protein MAVPEASEAGRRDAVLESALLTFARHGYRKTSMEEVARTARISRPGLYFLFASKQDLFRAAVTRALEQDLAAVEEILTDTGEPLRARLIGAFDRWAGRYVGPMSRDVPEVIEQNPDLLGPITRTAPKRFEALVVAAVGGEAATGVAQTLISASVGVKHQVETREAYLGRMTTAVDLLVP
- a CDS encoding SDR family NAD(P)-dependent oxidoreductase, yielding MTARQLITTPFTAAGTADDVLAGVDLAGVRVIVTGASSGIGAETARALAAAGAEVTLAVRNIAATPRSRVARLDLADQTSVRRFTQAWDGPLHILVNNAGIVTGGPAHTAEGWELQFATNHLGHFALATGLHAALARGAADRGESRIVSVSSTAHMRAGIDFADLHFERRPYDPQIAYAQSKTANSLFAVEATRRWAADGIYANTANPGGVATGLQRNFTPAQKQSLAAAEAAGVFAYKTVEQGAATSVVAAVAPQFAHTGGHYLDDAQEAYTVPDDAELADHPHGVKAWALDPATAERLWEVSAELTRG
- a CDS encoding TetR/AcrR family transcriptional regulator; the encoded protein is MTEAETRAPRADATRNRDQLLAVATRMFVSAEAEPSMRAIAREAGVGIATLYRHFPTRESLVDAVYRDQVVRLTTGARELLGRLPPAAAMRRWTDLFGDWIATKNGMLDTLLAMIESGEIAHAQTRAELLAAITTILDAGRAAGDLRSDVTAEDIAASLIGIFTVAPRPEHEAKASRLLNLLMDGLRPPGA
- a CDS encoding class I SAM-dependent methyltransferase produces the protein MERDARRLHASSFGAAAVAYAEHRPDYAPAAVRWALEPAPGPRVLDLGAGTGKLTGTLVALGVDVVAAEPDPAMLTELRRALPDVRALPGSAEAIPLPDASVDAVLAGNALHWFDMVVAGPEIARVLAPGGILAGLWNVMDNRVGWVAALEQVGGGAAIGPRDTFGSWRAATAGSHLPKTGLVARFGSPEQDEFPHGQRRTAGSLVATLATRAGMLVMPEQERAATLGRIRAFLASRPETTSGEFTLPMLTGVLRVRQL
- a CDS encoding DUF418 domain-containing protein, whose protein sequence is MRLLFTGSYPVATWLPFVFAGMALGRLDLTAAVTRVRLAVLGPVLALAGYGGSWTAIRLFGVTDLVGNDAVPGSGKLSGPGGVLELGYQDGDRWVASGAVNTGTPAWLLVSSPHSGTPFEIVGSVGVAITVLVCALVLTDKLPRLGSPVTAVGSMSLTAYTGHVIAIAVLGLSGAQGEPPAVLVGFIVAAIVFALAWSRFFRRGPLEFLLHTATKPALRLGRKPA